The DNA region aacatagcataaaccgccattccatgcatcaaatagacagagcaagaatattaaaattcaccactggcctcaaatatatgaaaaaatcgaaaattaaacttttttttggaaaaatatcaaatttcatttgttttcattatactaagtacaaacaacaaaagcaaaaaaatattttttgccgctcgcttatatggaaataccccataaggttacgtgtcagaatttttcgaaaaagtgaattttctacggttttttagaataaactactaaattttattggttttttttctgatagttcAGATGATTTTGAGCCCGACTACATCATTAactgaaaattgacgaaattacatatgggactgACTTGATTTGGGCGGCAGTGCAAAAATAGGtaaatttttgcaaaactcaatttttcagcactcgtcgtattttttaactttctcgttatcgttattgaatgcatcgagaagatcgacagccagagagtcgacaatatctatttattttttttttgcggtgaatttacttaaaaCACGCTCGGTaaaccttgttggataaatgtacaactcgtgctgaaaaaatcttctttctgcaacttgttgcaaaagtACAACTTTCCACAAtgtcgcaaagcgcaaaaaaaaagttgtacagtgaaacctctttttacgcggtttgttacgtttttatattttgtcgatttttttctgaaacgaagcaacatttttgcaatcttttaaaagcaatttgtaggttttattcagatcttttgaagaaagcaaaaatattgaagattgcaaaaatattgtatggttttagagaaatcgacgaaataaaaagcgtaacgccacctggtaaaaagaggtttctctgtatttaaaaagttgaacttttcgtaACGTCAGCAAAAGAACATTCCAATAATCACAAACTACTTAATCAAAAAAGCTGGTGAATTGAAAGGTGTTTTTAAATCTTGCtgtaaaaaatgctttttaagcTTGTtaagttattttcaaatttttatccaaattcaatttcaatcagtgaatttttcaagcaaaaattctttaaatcattttttaaaacacagTGCCCAGCCGAATACCAAATTGTGTTCTTATTAGCTTATCGCCTGCCAACGCCTCATTTTCCAAACCCTTCATTCATAACATCAGCGGCTTGATATCACTGTGTTTGTTTCTATTCTTTCAACCATTCATTCACCAATACCTCCACAGCACATTCACAAACCCTCCAAATTAACAAGTCTCTACAGCTGCAGCAGCTGACGACGATGACGGAATCATAATTTGCGCGGTCGCAGGTGTGTTGGTTAATTTTGGCAGTCCAACCGACCGTCCGACGGTTATCAACACGAAAATTCTACGTTCTATCAGCAGCATAGCAGGAGAGAGATTGGTAAGTCTTTGCTGAATTGGGTTTTAGTGTTTGAACTCTAATTGAGGCGCTAATCTACGTAGGAAGTTGGTGCCATTTCACAAGCAGAGAGATGCGTTTACAAGGTCACAATAgttgaactttaaaaatttctaaaaagagaCATCTACCTTGGGTTGTTATTTTTACTATCTTTTTGGTGCAATTGTTGTTTGCGAATTACGCTGTGAAAAGTGGAATCGTCAACCTGTTCATCTTTTcagatttggtaattttttgttgGGTTTCATTCTATTTTTACAGTCAGCCTGCCAACCGATTGATGATGCTATTCCCTTCAAATTGAGTCGACGGATAGCAGAGCATTGTTTTGACGACAAAGACTAACGTGTCGTACGCCTCACGGGAAAATTCGGAAAAGTAGCTTGTGACCCGAGAACTTACATAATCTACCAAGATGACGGACCTCCTGGACGACCGGGGCATCCTGTACATCATAGCGGATCTGCTTTCCATCGTAACGATCGCTTCCTGCCTCATCTCGAAGGTCCCGCAGATCCGGACGGTGCAGACACTCAAGTCCGCGACCGGCCTCTCCATCAATGGACTGCTTATGGAACTCTGCAGCTACACGGTGACCATGCTGTACAACTTCACCAACGGGTACGCGTTCCTTTCCTACATGGAGTATCCGATCCTGCTCGTTCAGGAGTACGTGCTGGTTTATGTCGTACTAAAGTACGAGAATCTTCTCGGCAAGCGGGCCTTAATCTGGGCTGGCGTCTACGCCGGGGTGTTTTTCGGCTTCGCCAGCGGTATCATCCCCAGTAGCTTGCTGATGATGCTTGTGGTAG from Culex quinquefasciatus strain JHB chromosome 3, VPISU_Cqui_1.0_pri_paternal, whole genome shotgun sequence includes:
- the LOC6045507 gene encoding solute carrier family 66 member 3 — translated: MTDLLDDRGILYIIADLLSIVTIASCLISKVPQIRTVQTLKSATGLSINGLLMELCSYTVTMLYNFTNGYAFLSYMEYPILLVQEYVLVYVVLKYENLLGKRALIWAGVYAGVFFGFASGIIPSSLLMMLVPLTTPVGATSKVMQLVAILKSKNSQSVSLITWGISAFTNSTRIYTILLDSADRMLLANFGISTVLSTSVFLAAWYYKKPKQE